In a genomic window of Tissierella sp. Yu-01:
- a CDS encoding DUF4358 domain-containing protein encodes MLCLIVSGCSKETADLPEPDELYSAVADAAGLSEMIELTPEELQDIVGIDPEEYVDYAGYQASWGMSPDEIIIVRAADESKAKDIEEKLKSRVEHKRKSSEVYLTENLPIINAAVVQRDGVTVSMLITENIEDAQTVYNKLKK; translated from the coding sequence TTGCTTTGCTTGATAGTATCTGGCTGTTCCAAAGAGACTGCTGACTTACCTGAACCGGATGAGCTCTATTCAGCTGTGGCAGATGCTGCAGGGCTTTCAGAAATGATAGAGCTTACACCAGAAGAATTACAGGATATAGTCGGTATAGATCCTGAGGAATATGTTGATTACGCTGGGTATCAAGCTAGTTGGGGTATGTCACCAGATGAGATAATCATTGTACGGGCAGCAGATGAATCTAAAGCTAAAGATATTGAGGAAAAGCTCAAATCAAGGGTGGAGCACAAGCGAAAATCCTCTGAGGTCTATCTTACTGAGAACTTACCCATTATTAACGCAGCGGTGGTTCAACGTGATGGAGTTACGGTTTCTATGTTGATTACTGAGAATATAGAAGATGCACAAACTGTGTATAACAAACTGAAGAAGTGA
- a CDS encoding CD3324 family protein: MGYKKGAEVLPAHLLKEVQKYIDGGLIYIPKKSNRVGWGNLNGSKKLLEKRNEMIYELYKNNTPIDELANMYYLSEETIRKIIYGKKQL; this comes from the coding sequence TTGGGTTACAAAAAAGGTGCAGAAGTATTGCCAGCTCACCTTTTAAAAGAGGTTCAGAAGTATATTGACGGAGGCTTAATTTATATACCTAAAAAGAGCAACAGGGTTGGCTGGGGTAATTTAAATGGTTCAAAGAAGTTATTGGAAAAGCGAAATGAAATGATATATGAATTATATAAGAATAATACACCGATAGATGAGCTAGCTAACATGTATTATCTAAGCGAGGAAACGATTAGAAAGATTATATATGGTAAAAAACAATTATAA
- the speD gene encoding adenosylmethionine decarboxylase — MIKLKQLGKHVLIEYYDCDSKVLKNTSLIEKHMIEAAKVAQATIVESVFHTFNPWGVSGVVVIEESHLTIHTWPEYKYAAVDLFTCGDTINPWVAFKFLEEKLKAERADLTEISRGIIGRILKDNKNLL, encoded by the coding sequence ATGATTAAATTAAAGCAATTAGGAAAACATGTTTTAATTGAATACTATGATTGTGATAGTAAAGTATTAAAAAATACATCGCTAATAGAGAAACATATGATAGAGGCAGCTAAAGTGGCTCAAGCTACAATAGTAGAAAGTGTATTTCATACATTTAACCCTTGGGGAGTTAGTGGGGTTGTTGTTATTGAAGAATCGCATTTAACTATTCATACTTGGCCAGAATATAAATATGCAGCTGTAGATCTATTTACTTGTGGGGATACAATAAACCCTTGGGTTGCTTTTAAGTTTTTAGAAGAAAAGCTAAAAGCAGAAAGAGCTGATTTAACAGAGATATCTAGGGGAATAATAGGTCGTATTTTAAAAGATAACAAGAACCTCTTGTAA
- a CDS encoding GDSL-type esterase/lipase family protein, giving the protein MKIRATNIMLIVITLLIMSTACTRQEVPTVTENQLMTEESPTSLAESATSTPEQEPSQTLEDESSLTSEDELSPAIEEEPALTPEDELSSTLIKEPAPTDAQSELTVTIKDNYDEYFSNSVFVGDSVMEGFAQYIRAQRKNGQSMLSNAQFLTSVMGIKVADVVGDSTSDNRRYYTYRGKEQPLETILKEMGVERVFIMLGMNDLGVGFSVDETIERYRKMIPLIKETNPDLDVVVMTTTPKTATKWLPDYIPNKNLGSPLLNEFADKLRVMCEEEGINVVDVNAAVRDPDGHLPNEYSRDNFVHINYKCSAVVLDTLRHFAKIQLEE; this is encoded by the coding sequence ATGAAAATAAGAGCGACCAATATAATGCTTATTGTGATAACATTACTTATTATGAGTACTGCTTGTACTAGGCAGGAAGTTCCAACGGTGACTGAAAATCAGTTGATGACAGAGGAATCTCCAACCTCTCTAGCGGAGTCGGCTACTTCAACACCAGAACAAGAGCCATCACAAACTCTAGAAGATGAGTCATCACTAACATCAGAAGATGAACTATCACCAGCGATAGAAGAGGAACCAGCATTAACACCAGAAGACGAACTATCATCAACGCTGATAAAGGAGCCAGCGCCAACAGATGCACAATCGGAGCTAACTGTTACTATAAAAGACAACTATGATGAATACTTTTCTAACAGTGTATTTGTAGGAGATTCCGTAATGGAGGGATTTGCTCAGTATATCAGAGCACAGCGCAAAAATGGCCAGTCAATGCTTTCTAATGCACAGTTTCTAACATCGGTCATGGGGATAAAGGTAGCAGATGTTGTAGGTGATTCGACAAGTGATAACCGCCGATATTATACTTACAGGGGTAAAGAGCAACCGTTGGAAACTATTTTGAAGGAAATGGGTGTAGAGCGTGTCTTTATTATGTTGGGCATGAATGATCTAGGAGTGGGGTTTTCTGTTGATGAAACGATAGAGAGATATCGCAAGATGATTCCGCTCATTAAAGAAACAAATCCAGATTTAGATGTAGTTGTTATGACAACTACTCCGAAGACAGCAACAAAATGGTTGCCTGATTACATCCCAAACAAAAATTTAGGTAGTCCGTTGCTCAACGAGTTTGCAGACAAGCTTAGAGTCATGTGTGAAGAAGAAGGGATAAATGTAGTGGATGTGAATGCCGCTGTTCGGGACCCAGATGGACATTTACCGAATGAATATAGCAGGGATAATTTTGTTCACATCAACTACAAATGTTCGGCAGTGGTGCTTGATACGTTAAGACACTTTGCTAAAATACAATTGGAGGAATAA
- a CDS encoding MBOAT family O-acyltransferase → MYLLLMVIEVTVLWGLGFKIDMYRGKPASKLFLILSLIVGLGALGFFKYADFFLKNINALINLDLPLLRIALPIGISFYTFQILSYSIDLYWGKTEVQKSLLDFATYVMLFPQLIAGPIVRYADIAAELENREHTIARFSFGARRFVIGLAKKVLISNLLGELVEIIRQSPEVSVLGAWIYVIAFTLHIYFDFSGYSDMAIGLGHIFGFEFLENFNYPYTARSITDFWRRWHMSLSSWFRDYVYIPLGGNRKSTPRFIFNILIVWFLTGFWHGADWNFIIWGLFYGILLLIEKFLIGGLVGKLPNWVQHIYVMLIVMVGWVFFDAKNLLAAGDTLSRMFGIGSEILINAESLYYLRSYLFPLIIAIVGCTSLPKRIAAKLDNEKIMIIFEPLYIAVLLVITTAFLVDGSFNPFIYFRF, encoded by the coding sequence GTGTATCTATTGCTTATGGTTATAGAGGTAACCGTCCTATGGGGATTAGGTTTTAAAATTGACATGTACAGAGGAAAACCTGCATCCAAGCTATTTCTAATTCTTTCGCTTATTGTTGGATTGGGAGCATTGGGATTTTTTAAATATGCAGATTTTTTTCTAAAAAATATTAATGCACTTATAAACTTAGATTTGCCTTTATTAAGGATTGCGCTTCCCATTGGAATTAGCTTTTACACGTTTCAGATACTATCGTACTCAATTGATTTGTATTGGGGCAAAACGGAGGTACAAAAGAGCCTACTGGACTTTGCTACCTATGTAATGCTGTTTCCACAATTGATAGCTGGACCCATTGTGCGCTATGCTGACATAGCAGCAGAACTAGAAAATAGAGAACACACCATCGCCCGATTTTCATTTGGTGCAAGACGATTTGTTATCGGACTTGCGAAGAAGGTTCTTATCTCCAATCTTCTTGGCGAACTTGTGGAGATAATTCGCCAAAGTCCTGAAGTGAGCGTGCTTGGTGCGTGGATATATGTCATTGCATTCACATTACATATATATTTTGATTTTTCGGGCTACTCTGACATGGCCATAGGTTTAGGACATATATTCGGGTTCGAATTTTTAGAAAACTTCAATTATCCATACACTGCGAGGAGCATAACAGATTTTTGGCGTAGATGGCATATGTCACTATCTTCATGGTTTCGAGATTATGTGTATATACCCCTTGGTGGCAACCGCAAAAGTACCCCACGATTCATATTCAATATCCTTATTGTATGGTTTCTAACGGGTTTCTGGCACGGGGCAGACTGGAATTTTATTATTTGGGGCTTGTTTTATGGAATATTGCTTTTGATCGAGAAGTTTTTAATCGGAGGGTTGGTTGGTAAATTGCCGAACTGGGTACAGCATATCTATGTTATGCTTATTGTTATGGTTGGCTGGGTATTCTTTGATGCAAAAAACCTTTTAGCGGCTGGAGATACACTTTCAAGAATGTTTGGAATAGGCTCAGAGATTCTCATCAATGCGGAATCACTTTATTATCTGCGCAGTTATCTTTTTCCATTGATTATTGCTATTGTCGGTTGTACATCGTTACCCAAACGTATCGCCGCTAAGCTTGATAACGAAAAAATAATGATTATCTTTGAGCCATTGTATATAGCTGTACTACTCGTCATTACAACTGCGTTTCTTGTTGATGGATCTTTTAATCCGTTTATCTATTTTAGATTTTAA
- a CDS encoding DHHW family protein, with protein sequence MSFQYPRVLTIRALLTLVIFVTIIGGFCVLNFIIKPPEVLYSERRVPASIPNLSLQNIISAKYMNQFEDFVSDNFVYRDELRTVRAATVFHLFFQTDKSGLYYDGAVGAGKFERLNEQALRQTAAKIRKITDDLDGLNIYYSYIPDKDIYANIDYPGFDTDKVLTILLEELPELTLIELRDTLSAEDFYRTDLHWDQVKLGNVVDKLGAAMGFNVDMDSYKSVIVGEFQGVYTGQLALPVSNDEMVNIVLGDSVSARYLNNKSFEWEYGPVYDTKAFSGRDPYDIFLSGVEPLIVLENPNSTTERELYLFRDSFSSSLAPLLTQAYRKITLIDLRYIDYSNLSNFVSFERGLSDVLFLYSSQVLNNPGALLIK encoded by the coding sequence ATGTCTTTTCAGTATCCGAGAGTCCTAACAATACGCGCTTTACTAACACTTGTGATATTTGTGACTATAATTGGTGGTTTTTGTGTACTGAATTTTATAATCAAACCGCCTGAGGTATTGTATAGTGAACGTCGAGTACCTGCTTCAATACCAAATTTATCTTTGCAAAATATTATATCCGCAAAATATATGAATCAGTTTGAAGATTTTGTTTCCGACAACTTTGTATACCGTGATGAACTGCGAACTGTCCGTGCCGCTACTGTGTTTCATCTGTTTTTTCAGACAGATAAGTCTGGATTGTACTATGATGGCGCGGTTGGTGCAGGCAAGTTTGAACGGTTAAACGAACAAGCTCTTCGTCAGACAGCGGCAAAAATCCGAAAAATAACTGATGACTTGGACGGTTTGAATATATATTATTCTTATATACCTGACAAGGATATCTACGCCAATATAGATTATCCAGGCTTTGACACTGACAAGGTTTTGACAATACTGTTAGAAGAGTTGCCTGAATTGACCTTAATCGAATTAAGAGATACGCTATCTGCTGAGGATTTTTATCGCACTGACTTACATTGGGATCAGGTGAAACTAGGGAATGTCGTTGACAAACTAGGTGCGGCAATGGGATTTAATGTTGATATGGACTCATACAAGTCCGTTATAGTGGGAGAATTTCAAGGTGTGTATACTGGACAACTTGCTTTGCCTGTTAGCAATGATGAGATGGTAAATATTGTCCTTGGGGATTCTGTATCTGCGCGTTATTTAAATAATAAGTCTTTTGAATGGGAATATGGTCCCGTTTATGATACTAAAGCTTTTAGTGGGAGAGACCCATACGATATCTTTCTTAGTGGAGTTGAACCACTTATTGTTCTGGAAAATCCGAATTCCACTACCGAGCGTGAGTTGTATTTGTTCCGTGATTCTTTTTCGTCAAGTCTTGCCCCTTTGCTAACGCAGGCCTATCGAAAAATAACACTTATTGACTTGCGCTATATTGATTATTCAAACTTATCAAATTTTGTATCGTTTGAGAGGGGTCTTTCAGACGTTTTGTTCTTATACAGTTCACAAGTATTAAATAATCCAGGAGCTTTACTTATAAAGTAA